In Chryseobacterium sp. C-71, the genomic window ATCAGAAAAATTAGAAGAGATCGGGATTTAACACAGGAATACATGGCATTTGAAATGGGAATTTCTCAAAAAGCATATTCTGATATCGAAAACTCAAAAGTGAAAATCAATCTTGAAATACTTACCAAAATTTCAAAAATTTTAGATATAAAACCTTCGGATATTTGTAGTATTTCTGATCAATGTAGTGGTGGAGATTATGAAGATAAGTATAACGATTTACTTGAATTTATGAAAAAAAACAATCTTCCATTGCCAGAAGAACATTTATAATACTGTTGATTTCAGAAAAGAAACAATGAATGTTCTTTGAAAAAATAAAGTCATTTATTTTATTGAAAAACAATTTTATAGTGTCCTTTTTCGTCTTTTACATCAATACCCACACCTTTAAAGGTTAATTTATTAATTTGGTAACCATCACAACCACCTTTAAATTCTGACGATTCTATTGAAAAATCAAACATCTTAAGTGAAGAATAAAAAGTATAGTTTTTTGTACCATTGTAAGCACCCACATTTTCTAAGATAACTTTTCCATCATCTGTTTTTGTAAGCTGTACGCCGACTTGATTTTCGTCACTGATCGAAAAGGGGCCAAGAGTTCCATTAGTGATCAGGTTTTTGTCATCGGCATCAACGAATTCAAAAACGATCGGCATAGGAGCATTATAGCATTCTTCGCCGCAAGCTGTGAAAACAAAGGTCATTAAAAGAAAAAGTACTATTTTTTTCATGGGATAAAGATTAACTCGGTGAAATGTAAAGTTAATCATTAAACTTTTGTCTCCAAAATAAAAAAACGTTGCAGTAGGAGAGTACGAAGGGAATTATTTGGCTTGCAAATAATTAAAAAGATTTGGGTTGGAAAACTATATGAAAATTTACTTCGGCAGCATAATCATTCTGGCGTTTCCACCTTCCCGAATGACGATCAGTTTTCTATTCACCATGTTTTGCAGGAATGCATTTCTCTCAGCAATTGGGAGATTCAGGATATGATCAAAGTCTCCGAAAAAGTTTCCATTATTTCCACCGGTTTCTTCGTGTTTTTTTCTTACTAACAGAAGTATCTGGTTTTCCATTTCTACTGAGTCCATAGCTTTTTATCGATTAAAAAATTGTAGTTGATTACAAATATAGGTTTATAAAATTGTGAAAGAATGCAATAGAATTTTAAGTTTACAAAAAATAGAACATGAGAATGGCTGTTGAAAATTTATCTAAATTATTCTATAAAACTCTTATTTACAATAATTAAGAATCCGTATTTTTTTTAACGACATCAATCATGTCATCAATTCCAAATGGTTTGCCAATAAAATCATCAGCCAGACATTCTGCCGCTTCAGAAGCTATATTATTTGATGTTGACGTAAGAACAGCAGGTATTTCTTCAGTATCAGGATCAGTTTTTAATTCTTTGATAACCTGCGAACCTTTTACAGAACCTTTTATGTGATCATCTACAATTACAATATCCGGATCTATTTTATCAATATTCTTTATTGGGTCTGTAGTCAAAGATCCTGTCACATCAAATCCTTCTTCCTCCAGCACCTGATCCATTATTTGAAGGATATCTTTATTATCTTGTACAAGTACAACTTTCTTCTTCATTTTAAATGGTTAATAATACTGCGAATATAATCAATATTTGTATATTATTGAGCGTACTTTTGAGGGTGAAATTATTTTATTTAAGGTTTTTAAAATCTAATAAAAATACCAATCATCATCTGTGGCTTTGGTAACGAATTGACGTTTTTTTTGTTTTACAAATCAGATTGTAAGACTTTTAGCAATTCAGTTTGCTGCATCACTTCATTTTTACTGCTGATCAGATTATAATTTGCCTGAAGCCAGTTATTTCTTACCACAAAAAAGGTGTAAGCATCCATCAATCCTTCTTTGTATTTTTCTTCAGATTTTTGGAAAGATAATCTTTGGTTTTCAAAATTCGATTTCAGGAGTGTATATTTCTCTTCAGAATTCTTAAACTGTGCTTTTATAGAATTAATGCTTTGTGTGAGATTATTGATGACAATTTCTTTCTCGTAGTTATAATTAATGACATTCAATTTTGCAATTTCAACATTATTTTTAACCTGTAATTTGTTAAATACAGGAATAGAAAGCCCGAAAGCAACCTGTTGACTCTTATTTCTTTTAAATTGATCGGAGAACAAATCTGCAGGTTCACCTAAAGTCTTACTATAAAAACTCGACCAGTTGTACAGCCCGTTGATTGTTGGTAAATAGGCAGATCTGGCAATACTTATATTTTTTTCTGCCGCTTTAGTATCTGCAATTACCGTTTTGTAAGCCGGATTTTTCTCCAAAAGAGTTCTTACAAATTCGGGATCATCAAAATTAAAGGACGACAGATTTTCCTCATCCATTTTAAACTCGATGGAGTCATCGTTCATTGCCAAAGCATTCAATAAATTTATTTTAGAAAGATCCCGTGAGTTTTTGGCAGAAACCCATTGTTCCTGCAGTGTTCCGAGGTTGGCTTTGATGTCATAGACATCACTTTTCGGGCGGTTTCCGATCTCAACTTCTTTTTCGGTACGTTTGATCTGATCCTCGATTCCTGAGATTTGAGTTTCCAGAACTTCGAGCCAGCTTTTACTGTTTTGATAACTGAAAAACATTTGAATGACATTCATTTTTACTTCATTCTGAGCCTGTTTCATTTTATAGATTGAGCTCTCTTTATTGATTTTAGACAATGAAATATTGAGGTAATTTCGCCAGTTCAACAATTCCCAATTAGCCTGTAAGTAGACATTGTCATATTGAGTGTTAATCGCTTCTCTTTGGTTATTATTCTGATTAATACCTAATCCGAAATTATAATTATGATTAAGCCCCGCTTCTATTGACGGCAGCAGCATTCCTTTTGCGGCAGAAATCTGACGTTCATTTTTTTGAATATTTACAGTAGCCTGCTTAATCAGTGGATGATTTTTGGCTGCGTAATTCAAGCTTTCCTGAAGCGTCCAGTTTTGCTGAGCGGGGAATAGATTGATGATGAATATGAAGAATAGTGTTTTCATTGTTGTAATTTTGGTTGGAAGATGGATGAAGAAAGATGGAAGTTTAATTGTAGTGTAAAAACTTCTGGCTTCCATCATCCAACTTCTGGCTTCATTCGTATTTCAGATATTTTACAAGATTTACTTTTGTAGCTTGATAAGCTTTTATGCTTACCACTGCAAACGTTAAAATCAATAATAAAATCATACTTAGA contains:
- a CDS encoding helix-turn-helix domain-containing protein, whose product is MEETISLASKIYQKLLKINGMKVCGQNIRKIRRDRDLTQEYMAFEMGISQKAYSDIENSKVKINLEILTKISKILDIKPSDICSISDQCSGGDYEDKYNDLLEFMKKNNLPLPEEHL
- a CDS encoding two-component system response regulator; amino-acid sequence: MKKKVVLVQDNKDILQIMDQVLEEEGFDVTGSLTTDPIKNIDKIDPDIVIVDDHIKGSVKGSQVIKELKTDPDTEEIPAVLTSTSNNIASEAAECLADDFIGKPFGIDDMIDVVKKNTDS
- a CDS encoding TolC family protein, giving the protein MKTLFFIFIINLFPAQQNWTLQESLNYAAKNHPLIKQATVNIQKNERQISAAKGMLLPSIEAGLNHNYNFGLGINQNNNQREAINTQYDNVYLQANWELLNWRNYLNISLSKINKESSIYKMKQAQNEVKMNVIQMFFSYQNSKSWLEVLETQISGIEDQIKRTEKEVEIGNRPKSDVYDIKANLGTLQEQWVSAKNSRDLSKINLLNALAMNDDSIEFKMDEENLSSFNFDDPEFVRTLLEKNPAYKTVIADTKAAEKNISIARSAYLPTINGLYNWSSFYSKTLGEPADLFSDQFKRNKSQQVAFGLSIPVFNKLQVKNNVEIAKLNVINYNYEKEIVINNLTQSINSIKAQFKNSEEKYTLLKSNFENQRLSFQKSEEKYKEGLMDAYTFFVVRNNWLQANYNLISSKNEVMQQTELLKVLQSDL